GTGCCGCGACTGGCCGTTCTTCTCCACCCGTCTGGGCATGCTGGAGATGGTGTTCTCCAAAGTCGACCTGTGGCTGGCGGAGTACTACGATCAGCGTCTGGTGAAACCGGAGCTGTGGAAGCTGGGTACCGAACTGCGTGAACTGCTGGAAGGCGACATCAAAGTAGTGCTGGCTATCGCCAACGATTCCCATCTGATGGCCGACCTGCCGTGGATTGCGGAGTCTATCCAGCTGCGTAACATCTACACCGATCCGCTGAACGTTCTGCAGGCCGAACTGCTGTACCGTTCGCGTAAAGCAGAAGAAGAGGGTCAGGAGCCGGATCCACGTGTGGAACAAGCGCTGATGGTGACCATCGCGGGCGTTGCGGCGGGGATGCGTAACACCGGTTAATGTTTTATGCCCGGCGGCGCTGCGCTTGCACGGGCCTACGATAAGTAGGCCAGGTAAGCGTTAGCGCCACCCGGCTATTCTGGTACTCCCACCATGCCCCACGATATCACCTCAATCCTGACCGATCTGATCAACGGCACGTCGCCCCTGCATCAGGTGCGATTTGCATCTCCGGTCGACCCGATCCCCAACGCTTCTCCTCGTCTTACGATTGTTCTTGAAGGCGGAACCCATGACGCGGTGTTCTCTTCCGTCGGGTTTATTGCTGACCTTCAGCCCGCCACCCTGCTCAGCATCATTTTCGGGAAGCAGCAACTGACGCTTCAGCTCCAGCGCGACACCACCGTGTTGCTTCAGCAGCAGGTCGCCAGACGCGGGCCAAGAATCGGTGCCTTTTTGCTGCAAACCCTCGCTGAATTGCAAATGCAGCCGGACGAGCAGGCCACGGCGAGACTGGTGGTCTTAAGTCTGCTCAGCCACTGCCGCGATCTGCTGGGCAGCGACATTCACACCGCCTCCCGCAGTCGGGCACTTTTTGAAGCTATTCGCAGCCATATCGAAGAACATCATGCCGCACCGCTTACCCGTGAGTCGGTGGCGCAGGCGTTTTACATTTCACCCAACTACCTTTCTCACCTTTTTCAAAAGACCGGCAGCGTGGGGTTCAATGAATACCTGACCAGAACCCGTCTCGAGCATGCCCGACAGCTTCTCAAAGGCTATGACCTGAAAATTAAAGATATTGCTGCGCACTGCGGCTTCACGGACAGCAACTACTTTTGCCGCCTGTTTCGCAGGCACACCGAGCGCTCACCTTCGGAATATCGCCGCCAGTATCACAGCCAGCTTACCGCCAAAAACTAGCATTGTGATCGCCCTCTCACTTCGCTAAGGACCTTACATTTGTCCAGTATTTGGCAAATTTGACCTCTGGCTCACCCCGTCAGGCCCGCCGTATCCTTAATTCATACCCGCTGACTTAAGGAAAAATAATGGAATTGTATCTCGATACCGCTAACGTGGCGGACGTTGAACGCCTCGCCCGCATCTTCCCCATTGCGGGTGTCACTACCAATCCGAGCATTATTGCCGCCAGCGGTGAACCGCTCTGGGATGTCCTGCCGCGCCTGCAGAAAGCCATCGGCCCCCAGGGGACCCTGTTCGCCCAGACCATGAGCCGCAGCGCCGAAGGGATGGTTGCCGAAGCCAGACGCCTGCGTGATGCGATCCCCGACATCGTGGTCAAAATCCCGGTAACCGCAGAAGGGCTTGTCGCCATCAAAGCGCTTAAAAAAGAGGGCATTACCACGCTCGGCACCGCAGTGTACAGCGCATCTCAGGGTCTGCTGGCGGCGCTGGCCGGGGCGAAGTACATCGCGCCGTACGTTAATCGCGTGGATGCTCAGGGCGGAGACGGGATCCGCACGGTGCAGGAGCTGCAAACCCTGCTGGAACTGCATGCGCCAGACAGCATGGTGCTGGCTGCCAGCTTCAAAACGCCGCGTCAGGCGCTCGACTGCCTGCTCGCCGGCTGTGAGGCAATCACCCTGCCCACTGATGTCGCGCAACAAATGCTCAATACGCCAGCGGTAGAGTCAGCCATAGACAAGTTCGAGCAGGACTGGAAAAACACGTTTGGTAGCCTCAACCTGTAAAGGAGATATGTGATGGATCGTATTATTCAATCGCCCGGCAAATACATTCAGGGTGCAGACGTGCTCTCACGCCTCGGTGATTACCTGAAACCGCTGGCCGCACGCTGGCTGGTGGTGGGCGATAAATTTGTGCTGGGCTTTGCCGAAGAGACGCTGCGCCAGAGCTTTAAACAAGCGGAACTGTACGTAGAAATCGCGCCCTTTGGCGGCGAATGTTCGCAGAACGAGATTGACCGACTGCGTCAGTTGGCGAAGAGCGCCGACTGCCAGGCGATTCTCGGCATCGGCGGCGGTAAAACGCTGGATACCGCTAAAGCGCTGGCGCATTTTATGGACGTTCCGGTTGCTATCGCCCCGACTATCGCCTCCACCGATGCGCCCTGCAGCGCGCTCTCCGTCATCTACACCGACAGCGGGGAATTCGATCGCTACCTGATGCTGCCCCACAACCCGAACATCGTGATTGTGGATACCAAAGTGGTGGCCGGTGCCCCTGCGCGCCTGCTGGCAGCCGGTATTGGCGACGCGCTGGCGACCTGGTTCGAAGCCCGGGCCTGCTCGCGCAGCGGTGCCACCACCATGGCGGGCGGTAAATGCACACAGGCGGCCCTGGCGCTGGCCGAGCTGTGCTACAACACCCTGATTGAAGAGGGTGAAAAAGCGATGCTGGCCGCGGAACAGCATGTGGTGACCCCCGCCCTTGAGCGGGTGATTGAAGCGAATACCTATCTGAGCGGCGTCGGCTTTGAGAGCGGCGGGCTGGCGGCGGCGCACGCCATTCACAACGGGCTGACCGCCATCCCGGATGCCCATCATTACTATCACGGCGAGAAAGTGGCGTTCGGCACCCTGACCCAGCTGGTACTGGAGAATGCCCCGGTTGAAGAGATAGAAACCGTCGCGGCGCTCTGCCACAGCGTGGGGTTACCCATCACCCTGGCACAGCTGGATATCACCACCGATATCCCGGCCAAAATGCGCCTGGTGGCGACTGCATCCTGCGCGAAAGATGAAACCATCCACAACATGCCGGGCGGCACCACGCCGGATCAGGTATATGCGGCACTGCTGGTTGCCGACCAGTACGGTCAGCGATTTATGCAGGAGTGGGAGTAGCGGCTGTTGCCCGGCGGCGCTGCGCTTGCACGGGCCTACGGGTTTTGTAGGCCGGGTAAGGCGTAGCCGCCACCCGGCAAAAAAATCCCCGCCGAAGCGGGGATTTTCCTTTTACAGCAGATCAAACCGGTCGAGGTTCATCACTTTCACCCATGCCGCGACAAAGTCGTTCACGAACTTCTCGTGAGCATCGCTGCTGGCGTAAACCTCTGCCAGGGCACGCAGTACGGAGTTAGAACCAAATACCAGGTCGGCACGGCTTGCCTGGTATTTCACTTCACCACTTACGCGGTCGCGGCCTTCAAACAGCTCGCTGGATTCATCAGTAGCTTTCCACTGCGTGCCCATATCCAGCAGATTGACGAAGAAGTCAGTGCTGAGTACGCCCACGCGATCGGTAAAGACGCCGCTCTTACCGCCGTCAAAGTTAGCGCCCAGCACACGCAGCCCGCCCAGCAACACCGTCATCTCTGGCGCGGTCAGCGTCAGCTGCTGCGCTTTATCAATCAGCAGTGATTCGGTAGTCGACACGTCGATGGCCGCGCGGTAGTTACGGAAGCCATCGGCAACCGGCTGCAGCAGCGAGAACATGCCGATATCGGTCTGATCCTGACGCGCATCTACGCGGCCTGGCGTAAAGGGAACGGTGATGTTGAAGCCCGCCGCTTTCGCCGCCTGCTCGACGCCCACCACACCGGCCAGCACGATGATGTCCGCCAGCGACGCTTTATGCGCAGATT
This DNA window, taken from Leclercia adecarboxylata, encodes the following:
- the fsa gene encoding fructose-6-phosphate aldolase, with translation MELYLDTANVADVERLARIFPIAGVTTNPSIIAASGEPLWDVLPRLQKAIGPQGTLFAQTMSRSAEGMVAEARRLRDAIPDIVVKIPVTAEGLVAIKALKKEGITTLGTAVYSASQGLLAALAGAKYIAPYVNRVDAQGGDGIRTVQELQTLLELHAPDSMVLAASFKTPRQALDCLLAGCEAITLPTDVAQQMLNTPAVESAIDKFEQDWKNTFGSLNL
- the gldA gene encoding bifunctional L-1,2-propanediol dehydrogenase/glycerol dehydrogenase; protein product: MDRIIQSPGKYIQGADVLSRLGDYLKPLAARWLVVGDKFVLGFAEETLRQSFKQAELYVEIAPFGGECSQNEIDRLRQLAKSADCQAILGIGGGKTLDTAKALAHFMDVPVAIAPTIASTDAPCSALSVIYTDSGEFDRYLMLPHNPNIVIVDTKVVAGAPARLLAAGIGDALATWFEARACSRSGATTMAGGKCTQAALALAELCYNTLIEEGEKAMLAAEQHVVTPALERVIEANTYLSGVGFESGGLAAAHAIHNGLTAIPDAHHYYHGEKVAFGTLTQLVLENAPVEEIETVAALCHSVGLPITLAQLDITTDIPAKMRLVATASCAKDETIHNMPGGTTPDQVYAALLVADQYGQRFMQEWE
- a CDS encoding helix-turn-helix transcriptional regulator; its protein translation is MPHDITSILTDLINGTSPLHQVRFASPVDPIPNASPRLTIVLEGGTHDAVFSSVGFIADLQPATLLSIIFGKQQLTLQLQRDTTVLLQQQVARRGPRIGAFLLQTLAELQMQPDEQATARLVVLSLLSHCRDLLGSDIHTASRSRALFEAIRSHIEEHHAAPLTRESVAQAFYISPNYLSHLFQKTGSVGFNEYLTRTRLEHARQLLKGYDLKIKDIAAHCGFTDSNYFCRLFRRHTERSPSEYRRQYHSQLTAKN